In Elusimicrobiaceae bacterium, the following are encoded in one genomic region:
- a CDS encoding DUF2341 domain-containing protein produces the protein VIHRSTGTAYNETVGGLETWHIYIGEHCREDYGDVRFTNSTGAELAYYLWPDYTSSSARFAVRLEGADAAGEVTVWYGNAAATTTSDAEATYYVFFNGPVEPHRRKSARHGLHKRLPHHAL, from the coding sequence GTGATCCACCGCAGCACCGGCACCGCCTACAACGAGACGGTCGGCGGGCTGGAGACCTGGCATATCTATATCGGGGAGCACTGCCGGGAGGATTACGGCGATGTGCGGTTCACCAACAGCACCGGGGCGGAACTCGCGTATTATCTCTGGCCGGACTACACGAGCAGCAGCGCCCGGTTCGCCGTGCGGCTGGAAGGGGCGGATGCTGCCGGAGAAGTGACGGTATGGTATGGGAACGCCGCAGCGACGACGACGAGCGATGCCGAGGCTACATATTATGTGTTTTTTAATGGACCTGTGGAACCTCACCGCAGGAAAAGTGCACGCCACGGACTACACAAACGCCTGCCGCACCATGCTCTTTAA
- a CDS encoding FGGY-family carbohydrate kinase, with protein MDLWNLTAGKVHATDYTNACRTMLFNIHSLCWDRELLELFQIPACLLPEVRRSWGRFGSMRADLIPGLQADICGMCGDQQAALFGHGCLKPGSIKNTYGTGCFLLLNTGDKPAASKQGLLTTLTAQTSYGKPVYALEGSVFAGGATVQWLRDGLKILDKAADSEALAKSVPDADGVVFVPAFTGLGAPYWDMYARGTISGLTRGTRREHIVRAALEAIAFQSLDVIEAMRLDSGQTVSAIRVDGGASANNFLMQFQADISCCRVIRPELQETTAWGAAALAGLGAEIWRAPQDIFTVLCAERTFTSKMLPKDRARAATRWQKAVARTCSR; from the coding sequence ATGGACCTGTGGAACCTCACCGCAGGAAAAGTGCACGCCACGGACTACACAAACGCCTGCCGCACCATGCTCTTTAATATCCACAGCCTGTGCTGGGACAGGGAACTGCTTGAGCTTTTTCAAATACCAGCCTGTCTGCTGCCTGAAGTGCGCCGGTCATGGGGGCGGTTCGGCTCCATGCGCGCCGACCTCATACCCGGCCTGCAGGCCGACATCTGCGGCATGTGCGGCGACCAGCAGGCCGCGCTGTTCGGGCACGGCTGCCTCAAACCCGGCTCCATTAAAAACACCTACGGCACCGGCTGTTTCCTGCTGTTAAACACAGGCGATAAACCGGCCGCTTCAAAACAGGGCCTGCTCACCACGCTGACCGCGCAAACCTCTTACGGCAAACCCGTTTACGCGCTTGAGGGCAGCGTGTTCGCCGGCGGCGCGACGGTGCAGTGGCTCCGGGACGGGCTGAAAATTCTCGACAAGGCGGCCGACAGCGAAGCGCTCGCCAAAAGCGTGCCTGACGCCGACGGCGTGGTTTTCGTACCCGCGTTCACCGGGCTGGGCGCGCCTTACTGGGACATGTACGCGCGCGGCACGATAAGCGGCCTTACCCGCGGCACCCGCCGTGAACATATCGTGCGCGCCGCGCTTGAAGCGATCGCGTTTCAGAGTCTTGACGTTATTGAAGCCATGCGCCTGGACAGCGGGCAAACCGTTTCCGCCATACGGGTGGACGGCGGCGCAAGCGCCAATAATTTCCTTATGCAGTTTCAGGCCGATATTTCCTGCTGCCGCGTGATAAGGCCGGAACTGCAGGAAACCACGGCCTGGGGCGCCGCCGCGCTGGCAGGTCTGGGCGCGGAAATATGGCGCGCGCCGCAGGATATTTTCACCGTGCTTTGCGCGGAAAGAACGTTCACTTCAAAGATGCTCCCCAAAGACCGCGCGCGCGCCGCAACACGCTGGCAGAAGGCGGTAGCCAGAACCTGTTCGCGGTGA